A stretch of the Nicotiana tabacum cultivar K326 chromosome 6, ASM71507v2, whole genome shotgun sequence genome encodes the following:
- the LOC107772031 gene encoding oleosin H1-like yields the protein MADVRHPHQIQVHPQHPRYEGGVKTLLPQRGPSATQVLAIVTLLPVGATLLGIAGLTLLGTIIGLCVATPVFLLFSPVLVPAALTVALAVTGFLTSGAFGLTGLSSLSWIVNYFKQGRTVTEQLDYTKRRMQERMADAAAQVGQKTKDVGQAIQSKAQEGKEGGRT from the exons ATGGCTGACGTTCGTCATCCACACCAAATTCAAGTTCATCCCCAACACCCTCGTTATGAGGGTGGCGTCAAAACTCTTCTTCCTCAAAGAGGTCCTTCAGCTACCCAAGTTCTAGCCATTGTCACACTTCTTCCTGTCGGGGCGACGCTGTTGGGGATTGCCGGCCTGACGCTCCTCGGGACGATTATAGGTCTTTGCGTTGCTACTCCGGTGTTTTTACTCTTCAGCCCGGTTCTTGTTCCAGCTGCTCTCACTGTTGCGCTAGCTGTCACTGGATTCTTGACTTCAG GTGCCTTTGGATTGACTGGGCTGTCATCACTTTCTTGGATTGTTAATTACTTTAAGCAAGGGAGGACTGTTACTGAACAATTGGACTACACAAAGAGGCGGATGCAAGAACGAATGGCAGATGCTGCGGCGCAAGTGGGACAAAAGACCAAGGATGTTGGACAAGCAATCCAGAGCAAAGCTCAGGAAGGGAAAGAAGGTGGCCGGACTTAG